In a single window of the Flavobacterium sp. W4I14 genome:
- a CDS encoding MFS family permease (product_source=COG0477; cath_funfam=1.20.1250.20; cog=COG0477; pfam=PF05977; superfamily=103473; transmembrane_helix_parts=Outside_1_14,TMhelix_15_37,Inside_38_43,TMhelix_44_66,Outside_67_75,TMhelix_76_98,Inside_99_153) → MSIFRSLRHYNYRLFFTGQAISLIGTWMQRVAISWLVYRLTGSAFLLGLITFLSLIPSLVLAPYAGSYVDRHNKYKILVITQVILMLQAGALALMIWFKVYDMFWIAALSLVQGLVNAFDVTARQSLMVNLIDDKEDLPNAIALNSSMLMQPG, encoded by the coding sequence ATGAGTATTTTTCGTTCGCTAAGGCATTACAATTACAGGTTATTTTTTACAGGTCAGGCTATTTCACTAATCGGCACATGGATGCAGCGTGTAGCCATCAGCTGGTTGGTATATCGTTTAACAGGATCGGCCTTTTTACTGGGATTGATTACTTTTTTGAGTTTAATCCCTTCACTGGTGCTCGCGCCTTATGCTGGGAGCTATGTAGATAGGCATAATAAGTATAAGATATTGGTGATTACCCAGGTGATCCTGATGCTGCAGGCTGGTGCCCTGGCTTTGATGATCTGGTTTAAAGTATATGATATGTTCTGGATTGCAGCACTTTCACTGGTTCAGGGCTTGGTAAATGCTTTTGATGTTACTGCCCGTCAATCGTTAATGGTAAATTTAATTGATGATAAAGAAGATTTACCAAATGCCATAGCGCTCAATTCTTCCATGTTAATGCAGCCAGGTTAA
- a CDS encoding DNA-binding MarR family transcriptional regulator (product_source=COG1846; cath_funfam=1.10.10.10; cog=COG1846; pfam=PF01047; smart=SM00347; superfamily=46785) translates to MPTQTQDIAAKLRSTVTRLTRQLRKQNVSSDFSNAELLTMSLLEQHGKMLSTELADMERVSKQAISQIINRLFDAKCVERFPSKEDKRKVFIGLTKLGEKHIIASRKIKEEWLAQTMEKIFSSEEINLIQAFLPLLSRLVEHNGARV, encoded by the coding sequence ATGCCTACTCAAACACAAGATATAGCCGCAAAACTAAGAAGCACAGTTACCCGCTTAACCAGACAGCTACGCAAACAGAACGTAAGTTCAGACTTTAGCAACGCCGAACTGTTAACGATGTCGCTGCTCGAACAACATGGCAAAATGTTATCTACAGAGCTGGCAGACATGGAAAGGGTATCAAAACAAGCTATTTCACAGATCATCAACCGCTTGTTCGATGCCAAATGTGTGGAACGCTTTCCAAGTAAAGAGGATAAACGAAAGGTTTTTATCGGCTTAACCAAGCTTGGCGAAAAACACATTATTGCCAGCAGAAAAATAAAAGAAGAATGGCTGGCGCAAACGATGGAAAAAATCTTCTCCTCAGAAGAAATCAACTTGATTCAGGCTTTTCTACCCCTCCTTTCACGTTTGGTAGAACACAACGGTGCAAGAGTATAG
- a CDS encoding phosphoribosyl 1,2-cyclic phosphodiesterase (product_source=COG1235; cath_funfam=3.60.15.10; cog=COG1235; pfam=PF00753; superfamily=56281), producing MALYFTSINSGSNGNCYYVGNDNEAILVDVGLTCKEIETRMNRLGLSISKVKAIFISHEHSDHIKGLAVFAKKHKLPVYISTATLKSSRLVLDTNNTFSLSHLQHFQIGDLKISAFSKFHDAADPYSFTVECNEVRVGVFTDIGSVCDRLIAHFKNCHAAFLEANYDTEMLENGRYPYFLKRRITSGHGHLSNAQALELFINHKAPYMSHLLLSHLSKDNNDPELVENLFKNVAGNTFVKVASRYEETALYYVSNTQNMPEVYNFDPSLYQPEQLNLF from the coding sequence ATGGCACTATATTTTACATCAATCAATTCGGGCAGTAATGGCAATTGTTACTATGTGGGTAACGATAATGAAGCAATTTTGGTTGATGTTGGCCTAACCTGCAAAGAGATTGAAACACGGATGAACCGTTTGGGCTTATCAATTAGTAAAGTAAAAGCCATTTTTATCTCACACGAACATAGCGACCACATTAAAGGATTGGCGGTATTTGCTAAAAAACATAAACTCCCGGTTTACATTAGCACAGCTACACTAAAAAGCAGCCGCTTGGTTTTGGATACAAACAATACCTTTTCATTAAGCCATTTACAGCACTTTCAGATTGGCGATTTAAAGATTTCTGCCTTTTCTAAATTTCATGATGCAGCCGATCCTTATAGTTTTACTGTTGAATGTAATGAGGTAAGAGTGGGTGTTTTTACAGATATTGGTTCGGTGTGCGATCGTTTAATTGCCCATTTCAAAAACTGCCATGCCGCTTTCTTAGAAGCCAATTACGATACAGAGATGCTGGAAAATGGCCGATATCCTTATTTTTTGAAGCGGAGGATTACAAGTGGTCACGGTCACTTAAGCAATGCGCAGGCATTAGAGCTTTTCATCAACCATAAAGCCCCGTATATGAGTCATTTATTACTGAGCCACTTATCAAAAGATAATAACGATCCAGAGCTGGTCGAAAACCTTTTTAAAAATGTTGCTGGCAATACTTTTGTTAAAGTAGCTTCAAGATATGAGGAAACAGCGCTGTATTACGTAAGCAATACTCAAAACATGCCCGAAGTTTACAATTTCGACCCTAGCCTTTATCAACCAGAACAACTCAACCTATTTTAA
- a CDS encoding aquaporin Z (product_source=KO:K06188; cath_funfam=1.20.1080.10; cog=COG0580; ko=KO:K06188; pfam=PF00230; superfamily=81338; tigrfam=TIGR00861; transmembrane_helix_parts=Inside_1_12,TMhelix_13_32,Outside_33_41,TMhelix_42_64,Inside_65_84,TMhelix_85_107,Outside_108_132,TMhelix_133_155,Inside_156_167,TMhelix_168_190,Outside_191_209,TMhelix_210_232,Inside_233_236), with protein sequence METSKLSKFSAEFLGTLVLVLMGCGSAVIAGANGTTGVGLLGISFAFGLSVTAMAYAIGHISGCHINPAISIGMVIAGRMKISEAAYYIVAQVLGGIAGAFILLQIASGKAEYSLTVNGLGQNGFAALSPQHYSLAAGFIAEIVLTFIFLLVIFGSTSTKNINGGFAGLAIGLSLTLIHIVGIPVTGVSVNPARSIGPALLVGGEALSQVWLFIVAPIIGAALSALVWKTVLEKNG encoded by the coding sequence ATGGAGACAAGTAAACTTTCTAAATTCAGTGCCGAATTTCTGGGCACGCTCGTATTGGTTTTAATGGGTTGTGGTAGCGCGGTTATAGCTGGCGCAAACGGCACAACCGGTGTAGGCTTATTAGGCATATCTTTTGCCTTTGGCTTATCAGTCACTGCAATGGCTTATGCTATTGGGCACATTTCTGGCTGTCACATTAATCCGGCAATTTCAATCGGAATGGTAATTGCCGGCCGGATGAAAATTTCTGAAGCCGCTTATTACATTGTGGCTCAGGTATTAGGCGGCATTGCAGGCGCATTTATCTTACTGCAAATTGCATCAGGAAAAGCTGAATATTCTTTAACAGTAAATGGATTAGGGCAAAACGGTTTTGCAGCACTTTCTCCACAACATTACAGTTTAGCAGCTGGTTTTATTGCCGAAATTGTACTTACCTTTATTTTCTTATTGGTGATTTTCGGATCAACCTCTACTAAAAATATCAACGGCGGCTTTGCAGGACTTGCAATTGGCTTAAGTTTAACACTCATTCATATTGTAGGCATTCCAGTAACGGGTGTATCAGTAAATCCGGCAAGAAGTATTGGCCCCGCACTTTTGGTTGGCGGAGAAGCCTTAAGCCAGGTTTGGCTCTTTATTGTTGCACCCATTATTGGTGCGGCGCTCAGTGCCTTGGTCTGGAAAACAGTTTTGGAGAAAAACGGATAA
- a CDS encoding glutathione peroxidase (product_source=KO:K00432; cath_funfam=3.40.30.10; cog=COG0386; ko=KO:K00432; pfam=PF00255; superfamily=52833) — protein sequence MISTILILLNLLVSPPKNVYDFSFKTIDGKEIKLSKFKGKKILIVNTASKCGFTPQYEDLEKLQKQYGKKVVLIGFPAGNFGGQEFSTNAEIKEFCTGKYNVSFMLAEKSSVKGDDISPLFKYLTSQTNTEEQGDIKWNFEKFLINEKGELVHRFRSKTKPTDEAIVKNL from the coding sequence ATGATCAGCACAATTTTAATCCTATTAAACTTATTGGTATCTCCACCAAAAAATGTTTACGATTTCAGCTTTAAAACCATTGATGGTAAAGAAATTAAACTATCGAAATTTAAAGGCAAAAAAATCTTAATTGTTAACACCGCTTCTAAATGTGGTTTTACCCCACAGTATGAAGATTTAGAAAAACTTCAAAAGCAATATGGCAAAAAGGTGGTATTAATTGGTTTCCCTGCGGGTAACTTTGGCGGACAGGAGTTTTCTACCAATGCCGAGATTAAAGAATTCTGTACCGGAAAGTACAATGTATCTTTTATGCTGGCAGAGAAAAGCAGTGTGAAAGGTGATGATATCAGTCCGTTGTTCAAGTATTTAACTTCTCAAACCAATACGGAAGAGCAAGGTGATATTAAATGGAACTTTGAGAAATTCTTAATCAATGAAAAAGGAGAATTGGTACACCGTTTCCGTTCTAAAACAAAACCTACTGACGAAGCGATTGTAAAGAACCTATAA
- a CDS encoding DNA topoisomerase-1 (product_source=KO:K03168; cath_funfam=1.10.287.110,1.10.460.10,3.40.50.140; cog=COG0550; ko=KO:K03168; pfam=PF01131,PF01751,PF13368; smart=SM00436,SM00437,SM00493; superfamily=56712; tigrfam=TIGR01051) — MAKNLLIVESPAKAKTIEGYLGKDFLVKSSYGHIRDLVKGDMAIDIKNNFAQTYEVPADKKNIVAELKKLAKEAEMVWLASDEDREGEAISWHLFETLGLKVEKTKRIVFHEITKPAILKAIDSPRGIDYNLVNAQQARRVLDRLVGFELSPVLWKKVKPSLSAGRVQSVAVRLIVDREREVLNFNAAAAYKITAQFSTGKGKEIVKAELPQRFENEADAEKFLQDCVNARFDITRLETRPAKRNPAAPFTTSTLQQEASRKLGFSVARTMQVAQRLYEAGKITYMRTDSVNLSETALNAAAAEIKSAYGDKYHQHRVYKTKSAGAQEAHEAIRPTYFDRHSVDGDISEKRLYDLIWKRSIASQMSEALFEKTTAQITASTRKEHLVAEGEVLKFDGFLKVYLESTDDEENEEKEGGAILPPLSKGQELFLKEMQATERYSRPPARYTEASLVKKLEELGIGRPSTYAPTISTVQNRGYVVKEDRDGKQRKFTSIILADGQVKKEIKSEITGAEKSKLFPTDIGEVVNDFLVEHFKGIVDFNFTAKVEKEFDEIAQGLQEWTKMLHSFYNPFHTEVETTLETAERATGERLLGLDPATGKNVYTKVGKFGPLVQIGELDEEEKPRYASLMRTQSVATITLDDALELFKLPFQLPDFEGKEVMIGVGRFGPYVKWGESFISLPKNEEPLSVTYERAVEIIRQKMDDDAPIAYYEGLGVTKGKGRFGPFIKWNDLFINIPAKGYDFDNLTQEDINTLIGKKVEKEANRFIKTWDAEKISIENGRWGPFIRFGKLMLKLRNNEATKQKYTPEELVDIDLEVVKKMIVEQVPNAFETKKKAPAKKKAPAKKAVAKKK, encoded by the coding sequence ATGGCCAAAAATTTATTAATCGTCGAGTCACCCGCAAAAGCTAAAACTATAGAAGGCTACCTAGGCAAAGATTTTCTTGTAAAATCTAGCTATGGCCACATCCGCGATTTAGTTAAAGGTGATATGGCGATTGATATCAAAAATAATTTTGCGCAGACATACGAGGTACCCGCCGACAAGAAAAACATTGTCGCTGAGTTAAAAAAACTAGCTAAAGAAGCAGAAATGGTATGGCTAGCATCCGATGAAGACCGTGAAGGAGAAGCTATTTCGTGGCACTTATTCGAAACTTTAGGCCTAAAAGTGGAGAAAACAAAACGCATCGTTTTTCATGAAATTACCAAACCAGCAATTTTAAAAGCAATCGACAGTCCACGGGGAATTGATTATAATCTGGTAAATGCACAACAGGCACGCCGCGTATTAGATCGTTTGGTGGGTTTCGAACTTTCTCCGGTTTTATGGAAAAAGGTAAAACCATCATTATCTGCAGGCCGTGTACAATCAGTTGCCGTGCGTTTAATTGTTGATAGAGAAAGAGAAGTTTTAAACTTTAACGCAGCTGCTGCCTATAAAATCACTGCTCAATTCTCTACCGGCAAAGGAAAAGAAATTGTAAAAGCAGAATTGCCACAACGATTCGAAAACGAGGCTGATGCTGAAAAATTCCTTCAGGACTGTGTAAATGCCAGGTTCGATATTACCAGGTTAGAAACAAGGCCAGCAAAACGTAATCCTGCAGCCCCATTTACCACTTCGACTTTACAACAAGAAGCTTCCAGAAAATTAGGATTTTCGGTAGCCAGAACCATGCAGGTTGCACAAAGACTGTACGAAGCAGGTAAGATTACCTACATGAGAACAGACTCCGTAAACTTATCCGAAACTGCTTTAAACGCAGCTGCTGCTGAAATTAAATCTGCTTACGGCGATAAATACCACCAACACCGCGTTTATAAAACAAAATCGGCTGGTGCCCAGGAAGCTCACGAAGCCATCCGCCCTACTTATTTCGACAGACACAGTGTAGACGGCGATATTTCCGAAAAACGTTTGTACGATTTAATCTGGAAACGTTCTATTGCTTCACAAATGAGTGAAGCATTGTTCGAAAAAACAACCGCTCAGATTACCGCCTCAACCCGCAAAGAACACTTAGTTGCCGAAGGTGAGGTATTAAAATTTGACGGTTTCTTAAAAGTTTATCTGGAATCTACCGATGATGAAGAAAACGAAGAAAAAGAAGGCGGTGCAATTTTACCTCCGTTAAGCAAGGGGCAGGAACTATTTTTAAAAGAAATGCAGGCAACTGAGCGTTATTCTCGTCCGCCAGCAAGATATACAGAGGCCAGTTTGGTTAAAAAACTAGAAGAACTGGGCATTGGCCGCCCGTCTACTTATGCACCAACCATTTCTACGGTACAAAACCGTGGTTATGTGGTTAAAGAAGACAGGGATGGCAAACAACGTAAGTTTACTTCTATCATTTTAGCTGACGGGCAAGTAAAAAAAGAAATAAAATCAGAAATTACCGGTGCGGAGAAATCAAAACTCTTCCCTACCGATATTGGGGAGGTCGTAAACGATTTCCTGGTAGAACATTTCAAAGGCATTGTCGATTTTAACTTCACAGCAAAGGTGGAGAAAGAATTTGATGAAATTGCCCAGGGTTTACAAGAGTGGACAAAAATGCTGCACTCGTTTTATAATCCATTTCATACCGAAGTAGAAACTACGCTTGAAACTGCAGAACGTGCCACTGGTGAGCGCTTATTGGGCTTAGATCCGGCAACAGGTAAAAATGTATACACCAAAGTAGGTAAATTTGGACCATTGGTTCAAATTGGAGAGCTTGATGAGGAGGAAAAACCACGGTACGCCAGTTTAATGCGCACGCAATCTGTTGCAACCATTACTTTAGATGATGCGCTGGAGCTCTTTAAACTTCCTTTCCAACTACCTGATTTTGAAGGAAAAGAAGTAATGATCGGGGTTGGCCGTTTTGGACCATACGTTAAATGGGGCGAAAGTTTTATTTCCCTTCCTAAAAACGAGGAGCCTTTATCGGTTACTTATGAAAGAGCAGTTGAAATTATCCGCCAAAAAATGGATGATGATGCGCCTATTGCCTATTATGAAGGTTTAGGCGTAACAAAAGGAAAAGGTCGCTTTGGCCCTTTTATTAAATGGAACGATCTCTTTATCAATATTCCTGCAAAAGGATACGATTTCGACAATTTAACACAAGAAGATATTAATACCTTAATCGGTAAAAAAGTAGAAAAAGAGGCTAACAGATTTATTAAAACCTGGGATGCAGAAAAAATTTCTATCGAAAACGGCCGTTGGGGACCATTTATCCGTTTTGGCAAGTTGATGCTTAAATTGAGGAATAACGAGGCTACCAAGCAAAAATATACACCAGAAGAATTGGTTGATATTGATTTGGAAGTAGTTAAGAAAATGATTGTAGAGCAGGTGCCTAATGCTTTCGAAACGAAGAAAAAAGCACCGGCAAAGAAAAAAGCCCCAGCTAAAAAGGCTGTAGCGAAGAAAAAATAG
- a CDS encoding hypothetical protein (product_source=Hypo-rule applied): protein MKADLPENTVEDIAMAVVLMGETPEVKSWTVYLVNLKNEPITNVLISSKGYGEKDGKQVKTSVLRHFVGDMEANSFAGVEAIDPEVFGLTNEYWLSYYIGSTIYDKKFIFLPESIIDSNMIKIPLVNRPGVMIK from the coding sequence TTGAAAGCAGATTTACCAGAAAATACAGTTGAAGATATCGCAATGGCCGTTGTATTGATGGGCGAAACACCTGAAGTAAAAAGCTGGACGGTTTATCTCGTCAATTTAAAAAACGAACCGATAACCAATGTATTGATCAGCTCTAAAGGTTATGGTGAAAAAGACGGAAAGCAGGTAAAAACTTCCGTTTTAAGGCATTTTGTAGGCGACATGGAAGCAAATTCTTTTGCAGGAGTGGAAGCCATAGATCCTGAAGTTTTCGGCTTAACTAACGAGTACTGGCTAAGCTATTACATTGGTAGCACTATTTATGATAAGAAATTCATTTTCTTGCCCGAAAGCATCATCGATTCCAATATGATCAAGATTCCGCTGGTAAACAGACCTGGGGTGATGATAAAATAG
- a CDS encoding hypothetical protein (product_source=Hypo-rule applied; cath_funfam=1.10.520.20; pfam=PF14534; superfamily=54427) produces the protein MVLDKFTTLTPIQPDMIKKLLIFSSLLISTSFCFAQKTEVEDAVSKLTKLMVTPDSLALDKIILNNLSYGHSSGKIQTKQEFMHSLLSGESDFVDINLTDQTVVVQNKTALVRHTLNAKTNDKNVPGNVKLYILLIWSKEKSGWKLIGRQAVKVP, from the coding sequence ATGGTTTTGGATAAGTTTACAACATTAACCCCAATACAACCAGATATGATAAAGAAACTCTTGATTTTTTCGAGCCTGTTAATTTCGACCAGTTTTTGTTTTGCCCAAAAAACTGAAGTAGAAGATGCTGTAAGCAAATTAACCAAACTGATGGTTACACCAGATAGTTTGGCGCTTGATAAAATAATTTTGAATAACCTGAGCTATGGGCATTCGAGTGGAAAGATTCAAACCAAGCAGGAATTTATGCATTCATTACTTTCTGGCGAATCTGATTTTGTGGATATTAATTTAACTGATCAGACTGTTGTTGTTCAAAACAAAACAGCTTTGGTTCGTCATACACTAAACGCCAAAACAAATGATAAAAATGTTCCAGGAAATGTGAAATTGTATATTCTTTTAATCTGGAGTAAAGAAAAGTCGGGCTGGAAATTAATTGGAAGACAGGCTGTTAAGGTGCCTTAG